Below is a genomic region from Marinobacter salarius.
GGACACTGCCCGTGGCTCGTTCTGCTTGATCGCCTTGAGCACCTGCCCGAACGGCGAGCCAACAATCCGCTGCACCACCAGATAGCCTCCCAGGAAGACCGCCAGCACGAAGTAGTACATGGCGTAGTTGTTACTCAGGTCAACGAGGCCGAAAAGATGACCGCGGGGTACGCCATGCATTCCGTCCTCGCCACCGGTAAAGGGAGCCTGCACGAAGAAGAAGTAGACCAGTTGCGCCAGCGCCAGGGTGATCATCGCGAAATAGATACCCTGGCGGCGAATGGCCACAACTCCGAAGCCGAGGCCCAACACCGTCGCCGCCGCTGTGCCCACGATGATCCCCATTTCGGTCGTCAGACCGGAGAAATTCGAGAGCAGGTAACCGGTGGTGTACGAGCCCGCTGCCAGGAACGCTGCGTGCCCGAATGACAACAGGCCGGTGTAGCCCAACAGGAGATTGAACGCCACTGCGAACAGGGCGAAGCACAGGATTTTCATCAGGAACACGGGGTACATCACCGCCGGTGCCAGCAGGAGCAGCACCAGCAACACCAGATTCAGGATCTGCTTCTTGCGTTGCTCGGATTTCTGCTGCTGAACAATACTTTGCTGGATATCTGTCTGCGTGGTTGCGTTCGCCATGACTATGCCTCCTTACCAAACAGGCCCGACGGGCGAATCAACAGGACAACCACCATCACCAGGAAGATTACGGCTGCCGACCCTTCCGGGTAGAACACTTTGGTGAACCCCTCCACGACTCCCATCATCAGGCCGGTAATCACCGCTCCGGCGATGGAACCCATACCGCCGATGACCACCACGGCGAACACTACGATGAGTATGTTGGAACCCATCACCGGCGACACCGAATAAATGGGTGCGGCAAGCGCACCGGCGAACGCGGCGAGCATGACACCAAAACCGTAGGTGAGGCTGATCAGCAGCGGCACATTGATGCCAAACCCCTGCATCAGCTGGGAATCTTCCGTGCCGGCCCGCAGGTAGGAGCCAAGCCGGGTTTTCTCAATCATGAACCAGGTTGCGAAGCACACCAGCAAGGCTGCCACGATTACCCAGGCACGATAGTAGGGAAGGAACATGAACCCGAGGTTCATACCACCTCTGAACATCTCCGGCATGGAATAGCGCAGGCCGGAAACGCCATAAATATTGGTTAGAACACCTTGAAGGATCAGTGCAATCCCGAAGGTCAACAACAGGCTGTAGATGTGATCCTGACCCGCGATGCGGCGCAACAGGAAGTATTCCAGCACAATGCCGAAACAGCCCACGATCACGGGCGCGACGAAAAGCGCTACCCAGTAGTTGACGCCGAAGGCATCAAAAATCAGTACGGTACACATGGCACCGAGCATGTACATGGCGCCATGGGCGAAATTAATGATTTTCAGCAGGCCAAATATAACCGCCAGGCCGAGGCTCAGCAGAGCATAAAAGGCGCCATTGATCACCCCGAGCATCAACTGGCCAGACAGCACGGCCACGGGGACTCCCAGAATCTCGGTCATGTTACAAACTCCAAAAGCAGCGCAACTGATCATTCACAAGTTGCGTGTCTGCAGGTCAGTGGCCGCCCCGCGCCAGTACTGCTGGATAGCGCGGGACGGCCCAGTCGGTCAGAACATCAGTTTTGGGTTACGAGCTTGCACTTGCTCTCGGACAGCGGGCGATAGGCCTCGTCCCCTGGGATGGTCCGTACGATGTCATACAGATCCCACTCGCTCTTGGACTCCTCTGGGGTTTTCACTTCTGCCAGGTACATGTCGTGGACCATGCGGCCGTCCTCACGAATGATGCCGTTCTTGGCAAACATGTCGTTGATCGGCGTATCCATCATCTGCTTGCGTACCGTTTGGGCGGCATCCGAACCGGTGGCCTTCACAGCGTTCAGGTACTGGATGGCGCTGGAGTAGATACCGGCGTGAACCATGGTGGGACGAACGCCGGTTTTTTCCATGAAACGGTCAGACCAGGCACGGGTTTCGTCGTTCATGTCCCAGTACCAGCCGGTGGTGAGCTGAATGCCCTGGGCAGACTGAGCACCCAGTGCGTGAACGTCGGTCAGGAACAACAGCAGCGCTGCCAGGGTCTGGCCGGACTGGGTCAGGCCGAATTCACCGGCGGTGGTGATGGCATTGGTGGTGTCTGCACCGGCGTTTGCCAGAGCCACCACATCAGCGCCTGAGGACTGCGCCTGCAGGATAAAGGAGGAGAAGTCAGAGGTCGGGAACGGATGACGCACCGCCTGCATCACTTCGCCGCCATTTTCTTCCACCACGCGGGTTACGTCCCCTTCCAGAGCGTGCCCAAAGGCGTAGTCAGCGGTCAGGATAAACCAGCTCTTGCCACCCTCTTTCACCACTGCGCTTGCCGTACCGTTGGCCAGCGGGTAGGTGTCGTACACGTAGTGGATATGGTTCGGCGTGCAGTGCTCGTTGGTAATGCTGGACGCGGCAGAACCGGAGACAATGCCCAGCTTGTCGTTTTCTTCCAGGATGTTGCTGACGGCAATGGTGACCGAAGAGGCAACCAGGCCGGCAATCAAATCAACGTTCTCGTTCTCCACCCAGCGCCGGGCAGTACTGGAGGCAGAATCCGGGCTGTTACGATCATCCGCGCTGACCACTTCGATCTTGGCGCCATTGACCGTGCCACCGAAGTCCGCAATGGCCATTTCCAGGGCTGTCTGGCCATTTGGTCCGGCCAGGTCACGATAGGTGCCGGACATGTCGGCCAGGTAACCGATTTTAACGGTATTGTCGGATATCTCAGCCTGGGCAGCACCCACAAACATGGCTGATGCAATCGCTGATGTCAGAAGCTTTTTGGTGATTGTCATTGTTGTTTCTCCGCTACTGTCTTTGCGTTGGTTTTCGGGTTTCGTTCTTATTGCTCTTGTTGCACTCTTTATTTCACTCTCATCCCCAGGCCTTACACACCCAGGTATTTGTCCAGCATCGACTGCTTGGCCTCAAGCTCATCGGCGCTGATCTCCTCCACAATCTGGCCGTGCTCCATCACGTAGTGACGGTCCGCCAGGGGTGCGGCGAAATGGAAATTCTGCTCCACCAGGACAATGGTCAGGCCTTTTTCCTTCAGCTTGACCAACACCTCGCCCAATGTTTCGACGATCACCGGTGCCAGGCCCTCGGTGATTTCGTCCAGCAACAGCATGTTGGCACCCGTTCTCAGAATCCTTGCCATCGCCAGCATCTGCTGCTCGCCACCGGAGAGCTTACTGCCCTGACTCGTGCGGCGCTCGTACAGGTTCGGGAACATTGAAAAAAT
It encodes:
- a CDS encoding branched-chain amino acid ABC transporter permease, with protein sequence MANATTQTDIQQSIVQQQKSEQRKKQILNLVLLVLLLLAPAVMYPVFLMKILCFALFAVAFNLLLGYTGLLSFGHAAFLAAGSYTTGYLLSNFSGLTTEMGIIVGTAAATVLGLGFGVVAIRRQGIYFAMITLALAQLVYFFFVQAPFTGGEDGMHGVPRGHLFGLVDLSNNYAMYYFVLAVFLGGYLVVQRIVGSPFGQVLKAIKQNEPRAVSLGYNVDRYKLLAFVISAGLAGLAGSVKTVVFQLASLNDAHWHMSGEVILMTLLGGTGTLLGPVVGATFVVNLEYQLAQGPLGDWVDPILGGIFVLTVMAFRSGIVGEIQNFIRKNMS
- a CDS encoding branched-chain amino acid ABC transporter permease, encoding MTEILGVPVAVLSGQLMLGVINGAFYALLSLGLAVIFGLLKIINFAHGAMYMLGAMCTVLIFDAFGVNYWVALFVAPVIVGCFGIVLEYFLLRRIAGQDHIYSLLLTFGIALILQGVLTNIYGVSGLRYSMPEMFRGGMNLGFMFLPYYRAWVIVAALLVCFATWFMIEKTRLGSYLRAGTEDSQLMQGFGINVPLLISLTYGFGVMLAAFAGALAAPIYSVSPVMGSNILIVVFAVVVIGGMGSIAGAVITGLMMGVVEGFTKVFYPEGSAAVIFLVMVVVLLIRPSGLFGKEA
- a CDS encoding ABC transporter substrate-binding protein, whose product is MTITKKLLTSAIASAMFVGAAQAEISDNTVKIGYLADMSGTYRDLAGPNGQTALEMAIADFGGTVNGAKIEVVSADDRNSPDSASSTARRWVENENVDLIAGLVASSVTIAVSNILEENDKLGIVSGSAASSITNEHCTPNHIHYVYDTYPLANGTASAVVKEGGKSWFILTADYAFGHALEGDVTRVVEENGGEVMQAVRHPFPTSDFSSFILQAQSSGADVVALANAGADTTNAITTAGEFGLTQSGQTLAALLLFLTDVHALGAQSAQGIQLTTGWYWDMNDETRAWSDRFMEKTGVRPTMVHAGIYSSAIQYLNAVKATGSDAAQTVRKQMMDTPINDMFAKNGIIREDGRMVHDMYLAEVKTPEESKSEWDLYDIVRTIPGDEAYRPLSESKCKLVTQN